From the Vibrio tubiashii ATCC 19109 genome, the window TCGTTACCGTCTGTCCAACCAGCGCCTTTAGCACCACGCTCTACAACACGTTGACGGAAGATGTCAGATACCTTCTCAGCATCACCTGCCAAAAGAGCTTTGGTTGAACATAGTGAAGCACACATTGGCAGCTTACCTTCAGCAATACGGTTCGCACCGTACTTCTGACGCTCTTCAACAGAGCCCGCTTCTGTTTCAGGACCACCTGCACAGAAGGTACACTTGTCCATTTTTCCGCGCTCGCCAAACGCTTCCTGTTTAGGGAACTGAGGAGCTCCAAACGGACAAGCAAACAAGCAGTAGCCACAACCGATACAAAGATCTTTGTTGTGTAGCACGATGCCATCTTCTGTGTGCTCGAAACAGTCTGCCGGACAAACCGCCATACAAGGCGCATCGGTACAGTGCATACAAGCAACAGAAATCGAGTTCTCACCCGGTTCACCATCGTTCAAAGTAACGACGCGGCGACGTTGGATACCCCACTCTAACGCGTCATCATTTTCGTTCTTACATGCAGTGACACAGCCGTTACATTCGATACAGCGCTTGGTGTCACAAAGGAATTTCATTCTAGCCATTTGTTGACTCCTTAAGCTTTGCGAATGTTACATAGGGTGACTTTGGTTTCCTGCATTTGCGTGACAGGGTCATAACCGTAAGTCGTGGCGATGTTGGCAGATTCACCAATAACGTATGGGTCAGTGCCTTCTGGGTATTTGCCGCGAAGATCTTCACCTTGGAACTTGCCGCCGAAGTGGAATGGGATAAATGCCATACCCGGTTTAACGCGTCGCGTGACCATCGCTTTGACATGGATGCGGCCTTTCTCTGCACCTTCAACCCAAACCATTTCACCATCTTTGAAGCCAAGGTCATTGGCATCTTTCGGGTTCACTTCAACAAACATTTCTTGTTGAAGCTCAGCTAGCCATGGGTTCGAACGCGTCTCTTCACCACCACCTTCGTACTCAACCAGACGACCCGAGGTTAAGATGATTGGGTACTCACCCGATACATCTTTATCTTGAATCGACTTGTACATGGTTGGTAGACGGTAGATAGACTCGCTGTCGTCCCATGTTGGGTAATCCGCAACAAGATCACGACGTGGTGTGTAGAGCGGTTCACGGTGAAGTGGTACGCGGTCAGGGAAGGTCCAAACCACAGCACGCGCTTTCGCGTTACCGAAAGGAATACAGCCATGCTTGATTGCAACACGCTGAATACCGCCAGATAGGTCTGTCTTCCAGTTTTTACCTTCCGCTGCTGCTTTCTCTTCAGCGGTAAGGTCATCCCACCAACCGAGAGACTTCAATAACTTGTCGCTGAATTCTGGGTAGCCATCTTCGATTTCACAACCTTTTGAGTAGCTATCTTCGGCAAGGATATTAGTGCCTTCGAATTCAACGCCAAAGCGTGCGCGGAAGTTGCCGCCGCCTTGAGCCACTGGCTTAGACGTATCGTAAAGAATATGCGTACCAGGGTGCTTCATTTCTGGTGTACCCCAACATGGCCAAGGTAGACCGTAGGTTTCACCATGAGCAACACCACCTTCGGCTTCTAGTGACGT encodes:
- the fdh3B gene encoding formate dehydrogenase FDH3 subunit beta, with the translated sequence MARMKFLCDTKRCIECNGCVTACKNENDDALEWGIQRRRVVTLNDGEPGENSISVACMHCTDAPCMAVCPADCFEHTEDGIVLHNKDLCIGCGYCLFACPFGAPQFPKQEAFGERGKMDKCTFCAGGPETEAGSVEERQKYGANRIAEGKLPMCASLCSTKALLAGDAEKVSDIFRQRVVERGAKGAGWTDGNDLSYDATKS